The Cylindrospermopsis curvispora GIHE-G1 genome contains a region encoding:
- a CDS encoding FHA domain-containing protein produces the protein MIICPNCNHPNPDAAVQCEACYTPLPTTTTCPSCGANVQADAAFCGQCGYNLRSTPVVTEPTVVVTPTSVEVPPLVTPDPMLELLQSDPLGISTQPPTIYSVPPTLVSTPPEPVAGPILPIVPVPEPVVAPVLTASEPAPIPSVQLSPTQLQQVVGRLFHLQGNQEVELPQNLSVIHIGKPNDRIPPDIDVAGFSNSEIVSRIHADIRVEGDAYYIEDVGSSNGTYINNLPLLPGNRHRLRPGDRISLGKGDLVTFLFQLS, from the coding sequence ATGATCATTTGTCCAAACTGCAATCATCCTAATCCAGACGCTGCTGTTCAGTGTGAAGCTTGCTACACACCATTGCCAACTACCACTACCTGTCCCAGTTGTGGAGCTAATGTACAGGCTGATGCTGCTTTTTGCGGTCAATGTGGTTATAACTTGCGCTCCACCCCCGTAGTCACCGAACCAACTGTAGTAGTAACCCCCACTTCCGTAGAGGTACCACCTTTAGTTACTCCTGACCCCATGTTAGAGTTACTACAATCTGATCCCTTGGGAATCAGTACCCAGCCCCCCACAATTTACAGTGTGCCACCTACTTTAGTCAGCACACCCCCAGAACCAGTTGCTGGTCCCATATTACCAATAGTGCCAGTACCTGAACCGGTAGTAGCACCAGTACTCACAGCGTCAGAACCAGCTCCCATACCATCTGTACAACTATCACCGACTCAATTACAACAAGTGGTGGGGCGATTATTCCACCTGCAAGGTAACCAAGAAGTTGAATTACCCCAAAATCTATCCGTAATTCATATTGGTAAGCCCAATGACCGGATCCCCCCAGATATTGATGTGGCTGGATTTTCTAATTCAGAAATCGTTTCCCGAATTCACGCCGATATTCGGGTTGAGGGAGATGCTTATTATATAGAGGATGTAGGTAGTTCCAATGGCACTTATATTAATAATTTGCCATTGTTACCGGGAAATCGACACCGTCTCCGTCCAGGCGATCGCATTAGTTTAGGTAAAGGAGATTTGGTAACTTTCTTATTTCAACTCTCTTAA
- the pgl gene encoding 6-phosphogluconolactonase, whose amino-acid sequence MNKRVEILPDLQGLVARAQDAILSSLANAIQKRGQFTIALSGGSTPKPLYEAIGSLNLDWDKIHVFWGDERYVPSNHPDSNELMARIAWLNKVPIPQTNIHAVPTLSGNPVADANKYEQHLQEFFHCSPGTFPSLDVVLLGMGDDAHTASLFPHTEALQVRDRLVTVGNKDGNPRITFTYPLINAARSVIFLATGANKRPALSQVFAEVADDFTYPSRLIKPQGELLWLLDAAAGSQL is encoded by the coding sequence ATGAACAAAAGGGTAGAAATTTTACCGGATCTGCAAGGTTTGGTGGCACGGGCTCAGGATGCGATATTATCCAGTTTGGCAAATGCTATTCAAAAACGAGGACAATTTACTATTGCTTTGTCTGGTGGTAGTACACCGAAACCTTTATATGAAGCAATAGGCTCTTTGAATCTAGATTGGGATAAAATTCATGTTTTTTGGGGTGATGAACGTTATGTACCATCCAATCACCCCGATAGTAATGAATTAATGGCGCGTATTGCCTGGTTAAATAAGGTTCCCATTCCACAGACTAATATTCACGCCGTACCTACCTTGTCTGGCAATCCAGTCGCGGATGCTAATAAGTATGAACAGCATCTACAAGAATTTTTCCATTGCTCACCGGGAACCTTTCCTTCCTTGGATGTGGTCCTCCTGGGTATGGGTGATGATGCACACACCGCCTCCCTCTTTCCCCACACGGAAGCTCTACAAGTGCGCGATCGCCTGGTTACTGTGGGCAATAAAGACGGTAATCCACGTATTACCTTCACCTATCCCCTAATTAATGCTGCCAGAAGTGTGATCTTTTTAGCTACTGGTGCTAATAAAAGGCCTGCTTTATCCCAAGTGTTTGCTGAAGTAGCAGATGATTTTACCTATCCATCTCGCTTGATTAAACCTCAAGGGGAATTATTATGGCTACTAGATGCAGCTGCTGGTTCACAACTCTGA
- a CDS encoding TolC family protein: MINTNVFLLKTSFLSLCLVCFLPNLVKAQDVPSQQDLPKVNPEIQLLLGKPNQDIPLKLVDAVYLTLQNNRDVKIAYLQRIVDKARLSESESIFSPTLRPQLSLNLNAREPEFASAQKTDIVTNTTARIGAGINLKLPTGASLNLGWNGENVWKGQYSKDSSSYLPLTDPNILSQDVSFSISQPLLKDFGVYLSTLNIRRARLTESTNILNFRNSIAQTITNSVVTYRNLLLAQERLKIEEASFASAKEELDRLQLLFTEGKITKNDLIQRQADIAQKEFNLINVKTNLTEAIASLTKLTDLPLKMLIAVEKPLPPDSLNLPTFEEMIKLAEDNNIRYLFAVNAVENAKLSLAEAKNQQSLDLTLNLRYGFNSFSHQRDSGNFTSSLVLSREFGNLSQDNAVLKSEVNLQQAEYSLANTRVDINEQLRNRVRNVRDSFTQIQLSKQATNLAELRLNSAREKMKSGNNVSTTDIINFEKGLVDAKNQELNVTISHLNSMTQLEEFLGMTLNKWLK, encoded by the coding sequence TACCAAAAGTTAATCCTGAGATACAATTATTGTTGGGTAAACCTAATCAAGATATACCTTTAAAACTGGTTGATGCGGTTTATCTAACTTTACAAAATAATCGAGATGTAAAAATAGCCTATCTGCAGCGTATTGTAGATAAGGCACGATTATCTGAATCTGAGTCTATATTTAGCCCCACTCTACGACCCCAGCTATCTTTAAACCTGAATGCGAGGGAACCCGAATTCGCAAGCGCTCAAAAAACAGATATAGTAACTAATACAACCGCTCGTATTGGCGCTGGGATTAATTTGAAACTGCCTACTGGTGCTTCTTTAAATTTAGGATGGAATGGAGAAAATGTCTGGAAGGGTCAGTATAGCAAAGATTCCTCTAGTTATTTACCTTTAACAGATCCAAATATTCTCAGTCAAGATGTTAGTTTTAGTATTAGTCAACCTTTACTAAAAGATTTTGGTGTGTATTTAAGCACTTTAAACATTAGGAGAGCTAGACTAACGGAAAGCACTAATATCTTGAATTTTAGAAATTCTATTGCCCAAACAATTACAAATTCGGTAGTCACCTACAGGAATCTCTTGTTAGCACAAGAAAGATTAAAAATTGAGGAAGCTTCTTTTGCAAGTGCCAAAGAAGAACTTGACAGATTACAACTTCTATTTACAGAGGGTAAAATTACCAAAAATGATTTGATTCAACGTCAGGCTGATATTGCTCAAAAAGAATTTAACTTGATTAACGTAAAAACAAATTTAACTGAAGCAATTGCTAGCCTAACCAAACTTACAGACCTACCTTTGAAAATGCTAATTGCCGTAGAAAAACCTCTTCCCCCAGACAGTTTAAATTTGCCAACTTTTGAGGAAATGATCAAATTGGCTGAAGATAATAATATCAGATATCTTTTTGCTGTTAATGCTGTAGAAAATGCCAAGCTCTCCTTAGCAGAGGCCAAAAATCAGCAAAGTTTAGACCTTACATTGAATCTGCGTTATGGCTTTAATAGTTTTTCCCATCAGCGGGATTCGGGTAATTTTACATCATCTTTAGTGTTAAGTCGTGAGTTTGGTAATCTTTCTCAAGATAATGCCGTACTTAAAAGTGAAGTCAATTTGCAACAAGCTGAATACTCTTTAGCAAATACTAGGGTAGATATTAATGAGCAGCTGAGAAATAGGGTTCGTAATGTTAGGGATAGTTTTACACAAATTCAATTATCCAAACAGGCAACTAATTTAGCGGAGTTAAGACTGAATAGTGCCAGGGAAAAAATGAAGTCAGGTAACAATGTTTCCACGACAGATATTATTAATTTTGAAAAAGGTTTAGTTGACGCTAAAAATCAAGAATTGAACGTGACTATCAGTCATCTGAACAGTATGACTCAACTAGAAGAGTTTTTGGGAATGACGCTAAATAAATGGCTGAAATAG